Proteins encoded by one window of Sorangium aterium:
- a CDS encoding TonB-dependent receptor domain-containing protein — protein sequence MRLAVSEALLLAVAMTASAARAQPADAPPPEPPPEGDVGGASVPRGGAGAVVVPQPGTAQPAPPTAVSPPKLITYAPPAYPVEAQQAGVEGSVILKLDIDKTGRVTKAEVQTPGGHGFDEAALAAAPGLVFEPARRPDGTPAPARILYRYAFTLTPKPADKAAPAPPADVETVVGTVLSASTGEGLPDISVSLLRPDGGREDVKTDQRGKFRFKNLPPGKYRVEVTAAGFEPFTAEEDIAEGEAIEVRYRISLAKPKDGAAQGIEVTVQGERPPREVTRRTLERREIDRIPGTGGDALRSLQSLPGVARSGFGLLIVRGSAPQDTLTFIDRTPVPIIYHFGGLSSVVPTEMLEKIDFYPGNFSAVYGRAMGGIVDVGLRSPKQDGKYHGVVQLDLIDGRVLLEGPVPYLKDWKFIAAGRRSWVDAWLGPVLKEAGSSVTQAPVYYDYQFVLEGRPSASERVRASFYGSDDAFKITLDKPPEDEPALTGDFGLHTAFQRFQLSYENRLGNRDRILWSLALGRDVFDFGVAPLAFNITTASLDLRLEYSHRFARFLTMNVGTDLSSGVATVNLHAPTRLPAGHPSNQPFSTLPAQDQSFDGPYSRPAAYAEFEVVPSPRARIVPGVRVDYALDTHTLDVSPRINARYDIRSGFPRTTAKGGVGLYYQAPQFQESVEPFGTPDIKSNRSIHYGLGVEQEITPQIDVTLDGFYKQLDRQVVFSAEKDGYANDGTGYAVGGEVLLKYKPDDRFFGWAAYTLSRSVRTDGPGEEEHPTPWDQTHVLTVLGNMQLGRGWEVGARFRLVSGNLQTPYVCDPEQKGCDPNRVNAIYHASSGKYSPFPLGGDYSERMPLFHQLDVRVDKTWRFKRWQLGLYLDVQNVYNYQAAEGISYNFNYTKREYVTGLPFLPTLGLRGDF from the coding sequence ATGCGCCTCGCTGTTTCGGAAGCGCTGCTGCTCGCGGTCGCGATGACCGCCAGCGCAGCGCGCGCGCAGCCCGCCGACGCGCCGCCGCCCGAGCCTCCGCCCGAGGGAGACGTGGGCGGGGCCTCCGTTCCTCGCGGCGGGGCCGGCGCGGTCGTCGTCCCCCAGCCGGGCACGGCCCAGCCGGCGCCGCCCACCGCCGTCAGCCCGCCGAAGCTGATCACGTACGCCCCGCCGGCGTATCCGGTCGAAGCCCAGCAGGCCGGCGTCGAGGGGAGCGTCATCCTCAAGCTCGACATCGACAAGACCGGGCGCGTCACCAAGGCCGAGGTCCAGACGCCGGGCGGACACGGCTTCGACGAGGCCGCGCTCGCCGCCGCGCCCGGCCTCGTGTTCGAGCCGGCGCGGCGCCCGGACGGCACGCCGGCGCCGGCGCGCATCCTCTACCGGTACGCGTTCACGCTCACCCCCAAGCCCGCCGACAAGGCGGCGCCGGCCCCGCCCGCCGACGTCGAGACCGTCGTCGGGACGGTCCTGTCGGCGAGCACCGGCGAGGGGCTCCCGGACATCTCGGTCAGCCTCCTCCGGCCCGACGGCGGCCGCGAGGACGTGAAGACCGACCAGCGCGGCAAGTTCCGCTTCAAGAACCTCCCCCCCGGCAAGTACCGCGTCGAGGTCACCGCCGCGGGGTTCGAGCCGTTCACGGCCGAGGAGGACATCGCGGAGGGCGAGGCGATCGAGGTGCGCTACCGCATCTCGCTCGCGAAGCCCAAGGACGGCGCGGCGCAGGGCATCGAGGTGACCGTGCAGGGCGAGCGCCCGCCGCGCGAGGTGACCCGGAGGACGCTCGAGCGCCGCGAGATCGACCGCATCCCCGGGACCGGGGGCGACGCGCTGCGCTCGCTGCAGAGCCTGCCCGGCGTCGCGCGCAGCGGGTTCGGGCTGCTCATCGTGCGCGGGTCCGCGCCGCAGGACACGCTCACGTTCATCGATCGCACCCCGGTGCCGATCATCTACCACTTCGGCGGCCTCTCCTCGGTCGTGCCGACCGAGATGCTCGAGAAGATCGACTTCTACCCGGGCAATTTCAGCGCCGTGTACGGCCGCGCCATGGGTGGCATCGTCGACGTCGGGCTCCGCTCGCCGAAGCAGGACGGCAAGTACCACGGCGTCGTCCAGCTCGATCTGATCGATGGGCGCGTGCTCCTCGAGGGGCCCGTCCCGTACCTCAAGGACTGGAAGTTCATCGCGGCGGGCCGGCGGAGCTGGGTCGACGCGTGGCTCGGGCCCGTGCTCAAGGAGGCGGGCTCCAGCGTGACGCAGGCGCCCGTCTACTACGACTACCAGTTCGTCCTCGAGGGCCGCCCCTCCGCCAGCGAGCGCGTGCGCGCGAGCTTCTACGGATCGGACGACGCCTTCAAGATCACCCTGGACAAGCCGCCGGAGGACGAGCCGGCGCTGACGGGCGACTTCGGGCTGCACACCGCCTTCCAGCGCTTCCAGCTCAGCTACGAGAACCGCCTGGGGAACCGGGACAGGATCCTCTGGTCGCTGGCCCTCGGCAGGGACGTCTTCGATTTCGGGGTCGCTCCCCTCGCCTTCAACATCACCACGGCCTCGCTCGACCTGCGGCTGGAGTACTCGCACCGGTTCGCCAGGTTCCTCACGATGAACGTCGGGACCGACCTCTCGAGCGGCGTCGCGACGGTCAACCTCCACGCGCCGACGAGGCTGCCTGCAGGCCACCCGTCGAACCAGCCGTTCTCGACGCTCCCCGCGCAGGACCAGTCGTTCGACGGCCCCTACTCCCGGCCGGCCGCCTACGCCGAGTTCGAGGTGGTCCCCTCGCCGCGCGCGCGGATCGTCCCCGGGGTGCGCGTCGACTACGCGCTCGACACGCACACGCTCGACGTGAGCCCGCGGATCAACGCGCGCTACGACATCCGGAGCGGCTTCCCGCGGACGACGGCGAAGGGCGGCGTGGGCCTCTACTACCAGGCGCCGCAGTTCCAGGAGAGCGTCGAGCCGTTCGGAACGCCGGATATCAAGTCGAACCGATCCATCCACTACGGCCTCGGGGTGGAGCAGGAGATCACGCCGCAGATCGACGTGACGTTGGACGGGTTCTACAAGCAGCTCGATCGGCAGGTCGTCTTCTCGGCCGAGAAGGACGGATATGCCAACGACGGCACCGGGTACGCGGTGGGCGGCGAGGTGCTCTTGAAGTACAAGCCGGACGACCGCTTCTTCGGCTGGGCGGCCTACACCCTCTCGCGGTCGGTGCGCACGGACGGCCCCGGCGAGGAGGAGCACCCCACGCCGTGGGACCAGACGCACGTGCTGACCGTGCTCGGGAATATGCAGCTCGGCCGGGGCTGGGAGGTCGGCGCGCGCTTCCGCCTCGTGTCGGGCAACCTGCAGACACCCTATGTCTGCGATCCGGAGCAGAAGGGGTGTGATCCGAACCGGGTGAACGCGATCTACCATGCTTCCTCGGGCAAGTACTCGCCCTTCCCGCTCGGGGGCGACTACAGCGAGAGGATGCCGCTGTTCCATCAGCTCGACGTCCGCGTCGACAAGACGTGGCGATTCAAGAGGTGGCAGCTCGGGCTCTACCTGGACGTGCAGAACGTCTACAACTACCAGGCTGCGGAGGGCATCAGCTACAACTTCAACTACACGAAGCGGGAGTACGTGACGGGGCTCCCCTTCCTGCCCACGCTCGGGCTGCGAGGAGACTTCTGA
- a CDS encoding CotH kinase family protein, which translates to MRNPRPLLPLATALVLGSLQGAGCSGESPADAGATAGGSSGPEGPRCEPSGGGPHWLLEGETVTFPVTCATGLALPDGAIEVGPLPDGATYDAVAREVTFSPGLDQAAVYEIEIRVAQTSEVGRVKIGVADDWADPSNVPVVDPARYPEEYGLPVLFLSPTPEAKEYAPATVVYRGHTYAAEAELRGESSLSYPKNSFTLKFPKEDKFNEPDEAGGFTDRRKVVLVSTFDDNSYVRQRLAYDLWNRLDPEHIQIKTYSAVVYLEGQYVGLYTVADHVDGYLMEDHGYSQDGNLYKAVSHAANFALTARDEPKETLHDGFEKKEGTPEEGEPEAFADLEDLVSFVATSEKDTFAAEIGSRIDLRDYEDWWIFATFIVADDSAGKNSYHYHDPAGGGVFRYAPWDFNASFGQTWETERQPASDRVEYFNVNLLFQRLLEEPSIGDPLRARYGEVLRGALDDAEIQAIVDGYVARIDASARRDEARWGEAYRSYEGWSWRDDFTTYEEEIAYLKAWISERWQHQDALY; encoded by the coding sequence ATGCGCAACCCCCGCCCTCTCCTGCCGCTGGCGACGGCCCTGGTCCTCGGATCCTTGCAAGGTGCCGGCTGCTCCGGCGAGTCGCCCGCCGACGCGGGCGCGACCGCCGGCGGGTCGTCGGGCCCCGAGGGGCCGCGCTGCGAGCCTTCGGGCGGCGGACCGCACTGGCTCCTCGAGGGCGAGACCGTGACGTTCCCCGTGACGTGCGCGACCGGCCTCGCGCTCCCCGACGGCGCGATCGAGGTCGGCCCGCTCCCCGACGGCGCCACCTACGACGCGGTCGCGCGCGAGGTGACGTTCTCACCCGGGCTCGACCAGGCCGCCGTCTACGAGATCGAGATCCGCGTCGCGCAGACGTCCGAGGTCGGGCGCGTCAAGATCGGCGTCGCCGACGACTGGGCCGATCCGTCGAACGTGCCTGTCGTCGATCCGGCCCGCTATCCCGAGGAGTACGGCCTTCCGGTGCTCTTCCTCTCGCCGACCCCCGAGGCGAAGGAGTACGCGCCGGCCACGGTCGTCTACCGCGGCCACACGTACGCCGCCGAGGCGGAGCTCCGCGGCGAGAGCTCGCTCTCGTATCCGAAGAACAGCTTCACCCTCAAGTTCCCCAAGGAAGACAAGTTCAACGAGCCCGACGAGGCCGGCGGGTTCACCGATCGCCGCAAGGTCGTGCTCGTCAGCACGTTCGACGACAACTCCTATGTCCGGCAGCGCCTTGCGTACGACCTCTGGAACCGCCTCGATCCGGAGCACATCCAGATCAAGACCTACAGCGCGGTTGTGTACCTCGAGGGGCAGTACGTGGGGCTCTACACCGTCGCCGATCACGTCGACGGCTACCTCATGGAGGACCACGGGTATTCGCAGGACGGCAACCTCTACAAGGCGGTCAGCCACGCCGCGAACTTCGCGCTGACCGCGCGCGACGAGCCGAAGGAGACGCTGCACGACGGCTTCGAGAAGAAAGAAGGGACGCCGGAGGAAGGTGAGCCGGAGGCGTTCGCGGACCTGGAGGACCTCGTGAGCTTCGTCGCCACGTCCGAGAAGGACACGTTCGCCGCCGAGATCGGGTCGCGGATCGATCTGCGTGATTACGAGGACTGGTGGATCTTCGCCACGTTCATCGTGGCCGACGACTCCGCCGGAAAGAACAGCTACCACTACCACGATCCGGCCGGAGGCGGCGTCTTCCGCTATGCGCCGTGGGACTTCAACGCGAGCTTCGGCCAGACATGGGAGACGGAGCGCCAGCCGGCCTCGGATCGCGTCGAGTACTTCAACGTGAACCTCCTCTTCCAGCGCCTCCTGGAGGAGCCCTCGATCGGCGATCCGCTGCGCGCCCGGTACGGAGAGGTCCTGCGCGGCGCGCTCGACGACGCCGAGATCCAGGCGATCGTGGACGGCTACGTGGCGCGCATCGACGCGAGCGCGCGCCGGGACGAGGCGCGGTGGGGCGAGGCGTACCGGAGCTACGAGGGCTGGAGCTGGCGCGACGACTTCACGACGTACGAGGAGGAGATCGCGTACCTGAAGGCGTGGATCTCGGAGCGCTGGCAGCACCAGGACGCGCTCTACTGA
- a CDS encoding monooxygenase translates to MTRGEAVRTARSVVVFVLGAVGATGCGGDGEAPASPGPEVTWFRDIQPLVERSCASCHDGAGVGGVALTDAATAQRLAALMSLRVSAGDMPPPVLDPSCRSYEGAERMSLSQEERLLFDAWARGGAPLGDPVDAPPPRGRADTIEVPDAALEMPEEHDVSLDDDGNEYFCTIVDNPFSEPAWITAFEAEVGNPAVVHHMAVYRDLGGDAGIGYGVPPGTRAFPCRDPVIELDWQLLHSWAPGVGVTRLPEGAGVRVEPGEQLVMQMHYFGRRNSDARDRSGYRLELSREAPRAEVYMDVFGPVPFTIPAGAESHTERSAAPNEGPPLLVYGVMPHMHVLGRSYRAWIERDGGASECAARGEFEFHHQALYMFDEPIRWGSGDRFVTECTWDNTVDSEGQFSLPPQDVPWGEGTNQEMCFMIAYLSKE, encoded by the coding sequence ATGACGAGGGGCGAAGCTGTGCGCACGGCGCGGAGCGTTGTGGTGTTCGTGCTCGGGGCGGTGGGGGCGACGGGGTGTGGGGGCGATGGGGAGGCGCCCGCGTCGCCGGGGCCGGAGGTGACGTGGTTCCGGGACATCCAGCCGCTCGTGGAGCGCTCGTGCGCCTCCTGCCACGACGGCGCGGGCGTCGGCGGGGTGGCGCTGACGGACGCGGCGACGGCGCAGCGGCTGGCCGCGCTCATGTCGCTGCGGGTGAGCGCGGGGGACATGCCGCCGCCGGTGCTGGACCCGAGCTGCCGCAGCTACGAAGGCGCGGAGAGGATGAGCCTCAGCCAGGAGGAGCGCCTCCTCTTCGATGCGTGGGCGCGCGGCGGCGCTCCGCTCGGCGATCCGGTCGATGCGCCGCCGCCGCGGGGCCGGGCGGACACCATCGAGGTGCCCGACGCCGCGCTCGAGATGCCCGAGGAACACGACGTCTCCCTCGACGACGACGGCAACGAGTACTTCTGCACGATCGTCGACAACCCCTTCTCCGAGCCGGCCTGGATCACGGCGTTCGAGGCGGAGGTCGGCAATCCGGCCGTGGTGCACCACATGGCCGTGTACCGGGATCTCGGCGGCGACGCGGGCATCGGCTACGGCGTCCCGCCGGGGACGCGCGCATTCCCGTGCCGCGATCCGGTCATCGAGCTCGACTGGCAGCTGCTCCACAGCTGGGCGCCCGGCGTCGGGGTGACGCGGCTGCCGGAGGGCGCCGGGGTCCGCGTCGAGCCCGGCGAGCAGCTCGTGATGCAGATGCACTATTTCGGGCGCAGGAACTCGGACGCGCGCGACCGGTCCGGCTACCGCCTGGAGCTCTCGCGCGAGGCGCCTCGCGCCGAGGTTTACATGGATGTGTTCGGCCCGGTCCCCTTCACGATCCCCGCGGGCGCCGAGTCGCACACCGAGCGGAGCGCCGCGCCGAACGAGGGCCCGCCGCTGCTCGTGTACGGCGTCATGCCGCACATGCACGTGCTCGGCCGCTCCTACCGGGCCTGGATCGAGCGCGACGGCGGGGCGAGCGAGTGCGCCGCGCGCGGCGAGTTCGAGTTCCACCACCAGGCGCTCTACATGTTCGACGAGCCGATTCGCTGGGGGTCTGGAGATCGCTTCGTCACCGAGTGCACATGGGACAACACGGTGGACAGCGAGGGGCAGTTCTCCCTCCCGCCGCAGGACGTGCCCTGGGGGGAAGGGACGAATCAGGAGATGTGCTTCATGATCGCCTATCTATCGAAGGAGTGA
- a CDS encoding patatin-like phospholipase family protein — protein sequence MDEQHMEKEEPRAVACAEGPERSERDLLSRHEPCEPDEPAGDTAEEQYPPKRLNLVLEGGGLRGVALVGAVAALAEALTQKYKDTYISYLAGTSAGALVATFLGAGYTPAEIASILGGPEFAKVADPAGPSFIPVVGRPIAMAWGAITQLGMLKGDALLSLFREKLDQKGIRTFRDLIMPGCENERNPARKYRVHLIASDITRGRMLVLPDDISAKLYGVEPDDLEVALAMRMSMSFPFVFRPVQLTGRDKVTSYIVDGGLLSNFPVHLFDTGAPAPEETLTLGIRVLQARYHSIHTPFIAARALWALGSTVQEARDVGDTAKLVDKLKWARVIEVNSEAAPIFKISTNPLALSPVERELLYNGGYYVMKRALGADFLERGRAVHAAAARAERGARGTPGAAVVRPRHGAGGTEEPGGR from the coding sequence ATGGACGAGCAGCACATGGAGAAGGAAGAGCCGCGCGCGGTCGCATGCGCGGAAGGGCCCGAGCGGAGCGAGCGGGATCTCTTGTCCCGCCACGAGCCGTGCGAGCCCGACGAGCCGGCGGGGGACACCGCTGAAGAGCAGTATCCTCCCAAGCGGTTGAACCTGGTCCTCGAAGGCGGCGGCCTCCGAGGGGTCGCGCTCGTCGGCGCGGTCGCTGCGCTCGCAGAGGCGCTCACCCAGAAGTACAAGGACACGTATATCTCGTACCTGGCAGGGACCTCGGCAGGCGCGCTCGTGGCCACCTTCCTGGGAGCCGGCTATACGCCCGCGGAGATCGCCAGCATCCTCGGTGGCCCTGAGTTCGCGAAAGTCGCGGATCCAGCCGGGCCGAGCTTCATCCCGGTCGTGGGCAGGCCCATCGCGATGGCCTGGGGGGCCATCACGCAGCTCGGGATGCTCAAGGGCGATGCCCTCCTCTCGCTCTTCCGGGAGAAGCTCGACCAGAAGGGCATCAGGACCTTCCGCGACCTCATCATGCCCGGGTGCGAGAACGAACGAAACCCGGCCCGCAAGTACCGGGTACACCTCATCGCCTCCGACATCACGAGGGGCCGCATGCTCGTCCTCCCGGACGACATCAGCGCCAAGCTCTACGGGGTCGAGCCCGACGATCTGGAGGTGGCCCTCGCCATGCGGATGAGCATGAGCTTCCCCTTCGTGTTCAGGCCGGTCCAGCTCACGGGGCGCGACAAGGTGACGAGCTACATCGTTGATGGCGGGCTCTTGAGCAACTTCCCCGTACACCTGTTCGACACGGGCGCGCCGGCGCCGGAGGAGACGCTCACGCTCGGCATTCGCGTCCTCCAGGCTCGGTATCACTCGATTCACACTCCTTTCATCGCTGCCCGTGCGCTCTGGGCCCTCGGCTCCACGGTGCAGGAGGCGCGCGATGTCGGCGATACAGCAAAGCTGGTCGACAAGCTGAAGTGGGCGAGGGTGATCGAAGTCAACTCGGAAGCGGCGCCGATCTTCAAAATCAGCACGAATCCGCTCGCGCTGTCGCCTGTCGAGAGAGAGCTCCTCTACAATGGGGGTTACTACGTCATGAAGCGAGCCCTCGGCGCCGACTTCCTGGAGCGCGGGCGCGCGGTGCACGCTGCCGCAGCCAGGGCCGAACGCGGAGCGCGAGGAACGCCGGGGGCGGCGGTGGTCCGTCCGCGGCACGGCGCGGGAGGGACCGAGGAGCCAGGAGGCCGATGA
- a CDS encoding patatin-like phospholipase family protein, with product MEERQRQHGGTAEPPAGQRVAPAPEPISQRTGPEARARRGGPAERRSERALLSPSEACAPPPCPTPEETRIPRRLNLVFEAAGALGIAEVGAVAALSEALVNEEKYKDTYISYLAGTSAGAIVAALLGAGYTHTEITDLFSIDTAKLTRTSGLARLPIVGMYAGMAWGLLTRLGFFRSDIFLQLLRDALRARGVRTFGDLIMPGCERERDPARRYRVHVVASDITRGRMLVLPDDVNAELYGVEPDDMDVAQAVLMSSSMPLWSPPVRVTGANGVESYIVDGALTSGFPIHLFDVVAPETEDTLTLGVRVSSERYHAVKFPSFYHLARAAISTAFMARDVSEIAKRVDKLKWARTIQINTGTAAPFENLSPLRRESLYNAGYLTMKRAVDGNVLERRVPVRAAAAGSTGQSASGPTQT from the coding sequence ATGGAGGAGCGTCAGAGACAGCACGGCGGCACCGCGGAGCCGCCCGCCGGGCAAAGGGTCGCCCCCGCACCGGAGCCCATCTCACAGAGGACTGGACCGGAGGCTCGCGCGCGCAGAGGCGGGCCGGCGGAGCGAAGGAGCGAGCGGGCGCTCCTGTCGCCGTCCGAGGCGTGCGCGCCGCCGCCGTGCCCGACCCCCGAAGAGACGCGGATCCCGCGACGGCTGAATCTGGTCTTCGAGGCGGCTGGCGCCCTGGGCATCGCGGAGGTCGGGGCCGTCGCCGCGCTCTCGGAGGCGCTCGTCAACGAGGAGAAATACAAGGACACGTACATTTCCTATCTTGCAGGGACGTCCGCTGGCGCCATCGTCGCCGCCCTCCTGGGCGCCGGTTATACGCACACAGAGATCACGGATCTGTTCAGCATCGACACCGCAAAGCTCACGAGAACTTCCGGGCTCGCTCGCTTGCCGATCGTGGGCATGTACGCCGGCATGGCCTGGGGGCTCCTTACCCGGCTCGGATTCTTCCGGAGCGACATTTTCCTGCAGCTGCTCCGGGACGCGCTGCGAGCCAGAGGCGTCAGGACCTTCGGCGACCTGATCATGCCCGGATGTGAGAGGGAGAGAGATCCAGCGCGCAGGTACAGGGTCCACGTCGTCGCCTCCGACATCACACGCGGGCGCATGCTGGTGTTGCCCGATGACGTCAACGCCGAGCTGTACGGGGTCGAGCCGGACGACATGGATGTCGCGCAGGCCGTGCTGATGAGCTCGAGCATGCCCCTCTGGTCCCCCCCGGTCCGGGTCACGGGCGCGAACGGGGTCGAGAGCTACATCGTGGACGGTGCGCTGACCAGCGGCTTTCCCATTCACCTGTTCGACGTCGTAGCGCCGGAGACGGAGGACACGTTGACCCTCGGAGTACGGGTGAGCTCCGAGCGGTATCACGCGGTGAAATTCCCCTCGTTCTACCACCTGGCCAGAGCCGCGATATCCACGGCGTTCATGGCTCGCGACGTGAGCGAGATCGCAAAGCGAGTGGACAAGCTGAAGTGGGCGAGGACAATCCAGATCAACACAGGCACTGCCGCGCCCTTCGAAAACCTGTCACCGCTGAGGAGGGAGAGCCTGTACAACGCCGGTTACCTCACCATGAAGCGAGCCGTTGACGGGAACGTCCTGGAGCGACGCGTCCCGGTCCGGGCTGCCGCAGCAGGGAGCACGGGGCAGAGCGCATCGGGACCGACGCAGACATGA
- a CDS encoding DJ-1/PfpI family protein yields the protein MKQFAMLIYPGFTALDLIGPQTVFSTFRDAKIHLVWKTLDPVTTDAGITLLPTASFDTCPEELEILFVPGGVEGTIAVMKDGEVLDFLAARAEQASYVTSVCTGSLVLGAAGLLRGYRATTHWAFREMLPLLGAEPVDARYVEDRNRITGGGVTSGIDFGLRIDAKLQGEEAAQLA from the coding sequence ATGAAGCAGTTCGCCATGCTGATTTACCCGGGCTTCACCGCGCTTGACCTCATCGGTCCTCAGACCGTGTTCAGTACGTTCAGGGATGCGAAGATACACCTCGTGTGGAAGACGCTCGACCCCGTGACGACGGATGCGGGGATCACCCTCCTTCCCACGGCGAGCTTCGACACGTGCCCCGAGGAGCTCGAGATCCTCTTCGTTCCAGGCGGCGTCGAGGGCACGATCGCGGTGATGAAGGACGGTGAGGTCCTCGATTTCCTCGCGGCGCGCGCGGAGCAGGCGAGCTACGTGACGAGCGTTTGCACGGGGTCGCTCGTGCTCGGCGCGGCAGGGCTGCTCCGCGGCTACCGTGCGACCACGCACTGGGCCTTTCGCGAGATGCTGCCCCTCCTGGGGGCCGAGCCCGTCGACGCGCGGTATGTCGAGGACCGCAACCGCATCACGGGAGGCGGCGTGACGTCAGGCATCGATTTCGGCCTCCGGATCGACGCTAAGCTGCAGGGCGAGGAGGCCGCGCAGCTGGCGTAG
- the nhaA gene encoding Na+/H+ antiporter NhaA, translated as MRRSPSHELAPGTWAPARRIAERVLGPIERFLHVEAASGIVLLIASAVALAWANSPWGDAYEHLWHVPITLSAGSLAFTQPLHFWINEGLMTIFFFVVGLEIRREIHEGELSDVKRAALPVAAAVGGMIAPALVYLSLNASPATRHGWGVPTATDIAFAVGVLALLGKRVPPALRVLLLALAIIDDIGAIIVIALFYSSGVAWGGLLVAGGGVLAVLLLQRFGVRSPAAYVAPGAVVWWGMLRAGVHPTIAGVVIGLLTPVRSWFGSHGFVAAARDAVDRVAALTERDDHRADELLKPLGRIRQAQREALPPVVSLQAALHPWVAYGIMPLFALANAGVRVDGSSLGHAASGTILLGVTLGLVVGKPLGVFLASFAMIRLGVCALPRGVGWRGIAVVGCVAGIGFTMAIFIAGLAFGDSAMLAAAKLGILLASTVAAVVGLLVGRLALSGAPAPGAALTLEEAETSTEQ; from the coding sequence TTGCGTCGATCCCCCTCTCATGAGCTCGCCCCCGGAACCTGGGCCCCTGCGCGCCGCATCGCCGAGCGCGTCCTCGGCCCGATCGAGCGCTTCTTGCACGTCGAGGCCGCCAGCGGGATCGTCCTGCTGATCGCGTCCGCCGTCGCCCTCGCTTGGGCGAACTCGCCGTGGGGCGACGCCTACGAGCACCTCTGGCACGTCCCGATCACGCTCAGCGCCGGCTCGCTGGCGTTCACGCAGCCCCTCCACTTCTGGATCAACGAAGGGCTGATGACGATCTTCTTCTTCGTCGTCGGCCTGGAGATCCGGCGGGAGATCCACGAGGGCGAGCTCTCGGACGTCAAGCGCGCGGCGCTGCCGGTCGCCGCGGCCGTGGGCGGCATGATCGCGCCCGCGCTCGTCTATCTGTCGCTCAACGCTTCGCCGGCCACGCGGCACGGCTGGGGCGTCCCCACGGCGACCGACATCGCCTTCGCGGTGGGCGTCCTGGCCTTGCTCGGCAAGCGCGTGCCCCCTGCCCTGCGCGTGCTCCTGCTCGCGCTCGCGATCATCGACGACATCGGCGCCATCATCGTCATCGCGCTGTTCTACTCGTCGGGCGTCGCGTGGGGCGGCCTGCTCGTCGCGGGCGGCGGGGTGCTCGCGGTGCTGCTGCTCCAGCGCTTCGGCGTCCGCTCGCCCGCCGCCTACGTGGCCCCAGGCGCCGTCGTCTGGTGGGGCATGCTCCGCGCCGGCGTCCACCCCACGATCGCCGGCGTCGTCATCGGGCTGCTGACGCCGGTGCGCTCCTGGTTCGGCAGCCACGGGTTCGTCGCCGCGGCGCGCGACGCGGTGGACAGGGTCGCCGCGCTCACCGAGCGCGACGACCACCGCGCGGACGAGCTGCTCAAGCCCCTCGGGCGGATCCGGCAGGCCCAGCGCGAGGCGCTGCCGCCCGTGGTCTCGCTCCAGGCGGCGCTCCACCCGTGGGTCGCGTACGGCATCATGCCGCTGTTCGCCCTGGCCAACGCCGGCGTCCGCGTCGACGGCTCCTCGCTCGGCCACGCGGCCTCGGGGACGATCCTGCTCGGGGTCACGCTCGGCCTGGTCGTCGGCAAGCCGCTCGGGGTCTTCCTCGCGAGCTTCGCGATGATCCGGCTCGGCGTCTGCGCCCTGCCGCGCGGCGTCGGCTGGCGCGGGATCGCGGTCGTGGGCTGCGTCGCGGGCATCGGCTTCACGATGGCGATCTTCATCGCGGGCCTCGCGTTCGGCGACTCTGCGATGCTCGCCGCGGCGAAGCTCGGCATCCTGCTCGCCTCGACCGTGGCGGCCGTGGTGGGCCTCCTCGTCGGCAGGCTCGCGCTGTCCGGGGCGCCGGCGCCCGGCGCGGCGCTGACGCTCGAGGAAGCCGAGACGTCGACGGAGCAGTGA